From Amycolatopsis sp. cg9, one genomic window encodes:
- a CDS encoding FAD/NAD(P)-binding protein, with protein sequence MADLPPFTLAVVGAGPRGVGVLERLGANAAELLGGRRLEVHLIDPFPPGPGRVWRYDQSPLLRMNSMPEDVTMFTDESVQMTGPVRPGPTLLDWARKVRDGGLDAEVPPDVVAELTALDPFDFPTRRLQSAYLTWVYRTVVEDLPDGVDVVEHAARAVGVDGYTVSLSDGTAVRADAVVFTVGHLDAEPDDRERELVSFAARHGLAYYPAGYTADVDYSAIAPGETVLVRGFGLAFVDLMLLLTEGRGGRFEELACGGLRYHPSGAEPILHVGSRRGVPYHAKIGYRPRGKPARLPRFFDAYAIDALAGAPGALDFRADVWPLIAKELAWGYYSELFTGHPDRVRLDFAVFADAFADLDWDSPGMRDLVARAVPAEADRLDLDRIDRPMAGRVFGTPEEFGKELREYVEGDLARRADQEFSADLGAFTALLSVYSQLPALVQKGRLGAASQVSDMDGWFHGFFSYYASGPPPRRLEELLALHDAGIVSFAGADLEVTAERGAFVAASASFPGTVEARTLVEARLPGPSVTRAADGLLRQLRDAGELAEETVADPVTGAHLPSGRIHTRVSDSRLLDGTGRPHPHRFAVGPHTSARSAAAFTRPRTNALSFRQNDSVAREILALVNPPS encoded by the coding sequence GTGGCCGATCTCCCGCCGTTCACCCTTGCCGTCGTGGGCGCCGGACCCCGTGGGGTCGGCGTCCTCGAACGGCTCGGTGCCAACGCCGCGGAGCTGCTCGGCGGCCGGCGGCTCGAGGTGCACCTGATCGACCCCTTCCCGCCCGGCCCCGGCCGCGTGTGGCGCTACGACCAGTCACCGCTCCTGCGCATGAACTCCATGCCCGAGGACGTCACGATGTTCACCGACGAATCGGTGCAGATGACCGGCCCGGTCCGTCCGGGGCCGACGCTGCTCGACTGGGCCCGCAAGGTCCGCGACGGCGGCCTCGACGCCGAGGTCCCGCCCGACGTCGTCGCCGAGCTGACCGCGCTCGACCCCTTCGACTTCCCCACCCGGCGCCTGCAGAGCGCCTACCTGACCTGGGTCTACCGGACGGTCGTCGAGGACCTCCCGGACGGCGTCGACGTGGTCGAGCACGCCGCGCGGGCGGTCGGCGTCGACGGGTACACCGTCAGCCTGTCCGACGGGACGGCCGTGCGGGCGGACGCCGTGGTGTTCACCGTCGGGCACCTCGACGCGGAACCGGACGACCGCGAGCGCGAGCTGGTGTCATTCGCCGCGCGGCACGGGCTGGCCTACTACCCGGCCGGCTACACCGCCGACGTCGACTACTCCGCCATCGCCCCCGGCGAAACGGTGCTGGTGCGGGGGTTCGGGCTGGCGTTCGTCGACCTGATGCTGCTGCTCACCGAGGGGCGCGGCGGCCGCTTCGAGGAGCTGGCCTGCGGCGGACTGCGCTACCACCCGAGCGGCGCCGAACCGATCCTGCACGTCGGCTCGCGGCGCGGTGTCCCGTACCACGCGAAGATCGGCTACCGGCCGCGCGGGAAACCGGCGCGGCTGCCCAGGTTCTTCGACGCCTACGCCATCGACGCGCTGGCCGGCGCACCCGGCGCGCTGGACTTCCGCGCCGACGTCTGGCCGCTGATCGCGAAGGAACTGGCCTGGGGCTACTACAGCGAGCTGTTCACCGGCCACCCGGACCGGGTGCGCCTGGACTTCGCGGTGTTCGCGGACGCTTTCGCCGACCTGGACTGGGATTCGCCGGGCATGCGCGACCTCGTCGCGCGGGCGGTGCCCGCCGAAGCGGACCGGCTCGACCTCGACCGCATCGACCGCCCGATGGCGGGGCGCGTGTTCGGCACGCCGGAGGAGTTCGGCAAGGAGCTGCGCGAATACGTCGAAGGCGACCTGGCGCGCCGCGCCGACCAGGAGTTCAGCGCCGACCTGGGTGCGTTCACGGCGTTGCTTTCGGTGTACAGCCAGCTGCCCGCGTTGGTCCAAAAAGGACGGCTGGGTGCGGCCTCCCAGGTGTCCGATATGGACGGCTGGTTCCACGGCTTCTTCTCCTACTACGCGAGCGGTCCGCCGCCGCGCCGGCTGGAGGAGCTGCTGGCGCTGCACGACGCGGGGATCGTTTCCTTCGCGGGCGCGGACCTGGAGGTGACGGCGGAGCGCGGCGCCTTCGTCGCGGCCAGCGCCAGTTTCCCGGGGACCGTCGAGGCCCGGACGCTCGTCGAAGCGCGGCTGCCCGGCCCGAGCGTGACCCGGGCGGCCGACGGCCTGCTGCGGCAGCTGCGCGACGCGGGCGAGCTGGCCGAGGAAACGGTGGCGGACCCGGTCACCGGCGCGCACCTGCCGTCGGGCCGCATCCACACGCGCGTCTCGGATTCCCGCCTGCTCGACGGCACCGGCCGGCCCCACCCGCACCGCTTCGCCGTGGGACCGCACACGAGCGCCCGCTCGGCGGCGGCGTTCACGCGGCCGCGGACGAACGCCTTGTCCTTCCGCCAGAACGACTCCGTCGCGCGCGAGATCCTGGCGCTGGTCAACCCGCCCAGCTGA